The following coding sequences lie in one Rutidosis leptorrhynchoides isolate AG116_Rl617_1_P2 chromosome 4, CSIRO_AGI_Rlap_v1, whole genome shotgun sequence genomic window:
- the LOC139841237 gene encoding copper transporter 6-like encodes MDNNGMAMNDDGTMGGMSPSTPMSMNDTDSMGMGMDNMMTHMTFYWGKNAWILFQGWPGSSTGMYILALIFVFLLAIIIEWLTHNNLTPTKSNRIMRTMIHTLRVVFSYLVMLSVMSFNIGVFVMAVAGHAIGFYLFRVLKKSIEKDSEVTSMAC; translated from the coding sequence ATGGACAATAACGGGATGGCCATGAACGACGACGGAACAATGGGAGGAATGTCGCCATCAACACCCATGTCGATGAACGATACCGATTCAATGGGAATGGGAATGGATAACATGATGACACATATGACGTTTTATTGGGGTAAAAATGCTTGGATTTTGTTTCAAGGTTGGCCTGGAAGTAGTACAGGAATGTACATTTTAGCACTTATTTTCGTGTTCTTACTTGCGATAATTATAGAATGGTTAACTCATAATAATCTTACTCCAACGAAATCAAACCGAATTATGAGGACAATGATACATACATTGCGTGTGGTGTTTTCGTATTTGGTGATGTTATCGGTGATGTCATTCAACATTGGTGTATTTGTGATGGCGGTTGCGGGCCATGCCATCGGGTTCTATTTGTTTCGAGTTCTCAAGAAATCGATTGAGAAAGATTCGGAGGTGACTTCGATGGCTTGTTAG